The DNA window AATTTATATGCGAGAACATGTATCTAACAAGAGAATTGGAGGAGCAAAGATGATGTTATGGTCATATGGCAGCTCTATAAGAAACTGTACGTGGAGTGGTAAAGAAAATCAATCATAAGCTCACCAGCTTACAAGACTTGTCTTTTGGGTTTTGACTCTTCTTTCAAGCTTATGGTTCAACAGTACTGATGTTCATATTGAGAGCCGATCACATTTCTAATGGGGAAAGAGAGGCGAAAAGATTTTGAGTCAAGCCGATTTTTCTTGTGACCACTCACGGGTTTATGAGTAACATTGAAGGTTCAGATGGAGTGCATATTTGGCTGAAAACGCTTGTTAGTTGTAATGTTTGTACAGATATAGGCATTGATTAATGGCAAGCTAGATATAATATAATTTGTATAAAGACTAAATTTAATAGTCTCTGATGAAATTGGTTATCATATTGAGCTTCTTTAAAATGCTGGCTACTTGCTATGCAGCTGAGCTAAGTCACCTATCTCTTGAACTGGTCTTAGATATTAAGTTTGCTGAATAGCTTTAGCTCTACTGAGCAAGAGTGACAACTGATCAAGCAGCTTAGATATCATGAACCCGTTGTTTATTATATTACATCGTTTAATTTTTCGCTATTCTTTGGTAAAACTGTGTTTCTTCTTGGAGTTTTAAGGCAAAATTTGTCATAAAGGGGACAAATTCGAAGTTCAATCCAAGTATTATATTTTGTTATATGACAAAATCTTCATTCCTTGTAGGGAAACGTACTAAGGGTAGCTAtctatataaattttaatttctgGAAATTGTTGGGTTTCCCCTTTTATTTCGGAAATAATATAGCTATAAGGTGCAAACAATTTAGTTTATACAAATATTCCTGATCTCATGCAATATATTATTGTATTGGGCTGATTATGAAATTGGGTAACCCGTTGGATTGATCCAAACCCAACAGTCCACCGTctgctaattttttttaatgaaaaatagagAATTTTTATAGTTTGAGAAAgggaattattttattttttttgtacttGAGAAATTAAATTCTCTTTCGTGCAAAACCCCCAACCACCACCATAAAATACACACCAAAAACCGATCCCCGACTTCTAATAGAACCACAATAGCTCCATAATATTCCCAAAGGAATCTATGCACTCTTTTCCTTTCACGTTTTAGATCATGTCTCCTATTCTCACTGCAGATGATCTGCACAGAATTTTCAAGAATCTGGACACCAAAAACAATGGTCTGGTCGGCGTCCATCAGCTGCATCATCTCCTACAGAACACAGGAGCCCAAACAACGTTAGAAGAGCTCGAAGAGATCGTGGGACATACAAGTCTCGATTACATCGAGTTCTCCTCCTTCTACGAGAAGACGGTCAAAGCCAAAATCCAAGAGAAAAACAATGGTGCTAGCGATGATCTTTTGAAGGCTTTCCAAGTCTTTGATTTGAACGGCGACGGATACATAAGCTGTGAAGAGCTGCAAACCGTGTTGTCCAAATGGGGATTGTGGGACAAGAGCAATGGACAAGATTGCAAAGATATGATTCGCGTGTTCGACGAGAACTCCGACGGGGTGCTGGATTTTGAGGAGTTCAAGGTCATGATGTCTATTCCATGTAAGCCTCATAAATCTGAGGATGCATTATTGAGTATTTTCTGTGTCAGCATTGTCATCAATTTTTACCCAATTATTATAATTTCTTTAATTTCATCTATTGGTCCTATGTTTTGACTATTTTCTGTTACTttgtataaataatttaatttagtcaatGATTTTTTCCTTGGACATACTCTTGCAGATTCCAGGAGCTGTAACTGTAAGAAAACTAACTTCTCAGACAGTCAGAATGCTGCCCCAGAAACAGTTAAATAAGCTCCCCATTTGCTATTGATCGTGGGTCCTACTCCGTTCCAACTGCCAACTACCCTATGTTGCTGGATTCCACATCCACCGACATTAATCCATAACCAAACCTATTTATTTGCCATACctggatgttggtaagagaatGAATCGAGTTCATGTCACAACTGTTTCCTTGTTTCTTTCCTTGTGTATTTATTATGTATAGAGAGGGAAATTTTTTATAATGATTTGGTGGTGATTATAATAACTGAAAATTTTCTGGGGTCGATAACACAGTCGAATATGCAAGATGAATGATCAAACATGTGTTGAGTTATTATCCTACAGCTAGCGCAGGTTCCACACTCTACAGCGTAGAATACGAAATCGAACATTGTTGCCAGAGGATAACATCATAGGCTTCCTCTGCCTCATCCAAAACAAGATCCTGGACTCACTGAGAAAAGGGAAGTGGAAACTCTTTGCACAAGGAAACTTTATGGACAAGGAACCGAGTTCATGCTAAAACTTTAAAATGGATTGAATTAGAATTCATTATCCAGTTCTGAACTGATTAGTCCCAGTTGGATTAAATCCAAGCTTGGTTAGAAAATACACAATTAGGTACCCGACTCAACTAGGCACATTTCTCAGGGAGGCTTGTCCCTCAGTCCCCTCCCCAATCCTAGCTACCAAAGATACCCTCTAGGAGGGAAAACCTTACATCGGATGCATCAAACACTTTCATGAGACACACTGACGAATACGAGCACTTTCACAAGTCAATCCAATCTAACTCAGAGATGCCACAAGAGAACACATCCTCCCCTGAGAGGCAAAAAATTTACAACACCATGATTTCCCAGTTGGATTTTCTGTTGCGGCGGTATTTACCTGTTTGGAGAGATAGGCTTCATAGATTTCTAAACATCTTGCAAATTTAGAgctaaaaataataatcaaaatTTTTCAGTAATTTTTTTATCGATTAATAACATAGTTAATCTATTCAATATTTTCTTATGACATAATTGATCAGATAAAAAGGTTTTGATGAGCTTTAATTTTTAGATGCTTCATTTTGCACTTACTACTGTATCCAGGATAATAATCAAGATTTTAAGCATCGTGAACATTTGGAAAATATCCATCTATTTTCTTAAAGTCATCCACTACGTCAATTTCCGATTTTGTTTTTTCGGTaaaaaaaacttcaaaaatttcaaCTTCGAAAATACA is part of the Primulina eburnea isolate SZY01 chromosome 1, ASM2296580v1, whole genome shotgun sequence genome and encodes:
- the LOC140813953 gene encoding probable calcium-binding protein CML44 isoform X2 encodes the protein MSPILTADDLHRIFKNLDTKNNGLVGVHQLHHLLQNTGAQTTLEELEEIVGHTSLDYIEFSSFYEKTVKAKIQEKNNGASDDLLKAFQVFDLNGDGYISCEELQTVLSKWGLWDKSNGQDCKDMIRVFDENSDGVLDFEEFKVMMSIPYSRSCNCKKTNFSDSQNAAPETVK
- the LOC140813953 gene encoding probable calcium-binding protein CML44 isoform X1, translating into MSPILTADDLHRIFKNLDTKNNGLVGVHQLHHLLQNTGAQTTLEELEEIVGHTSLDYIEFSSFYEKTVKAKIQEKNNGASDDLLKAFQVFDLNGDGYISCEELQTVLSKWGLWDKSNGQDCKDMIRVFDENSDGVLDFEEFKIPGAVTVRKLTSQTVRMLPQKQLNKLPICY